The genomic interval AGAGGAAGCGCCGGATCACCGACAGGTCACTGGTGACCCGGGACAGTAGTTGCCCGGACTGCCAGCGGTCGTGGAAGCCGATGTGCAGCCGTTGCAGGTGGGCGTAGATCTCGTCGCGGATGGTGGCCTCCATCCCGACCGCCGAGGAGGAGTGGGCCCACCGCCGGATGAAGATCAGTGCCGCTTCGGCGAGCCCGAGCAGCAGGGCCAGCCCGCCGAGCCGGAGCAGTCCGCCGGGGTCGCGGTGCGCGATCGGGCCGTCCACCGCCCGCTGCACCACCAGCGGTACGCAGATGCTCGCCCCGGTCGCCGCGAACGCCGCGAGCAGCAGCCAGACCAGTTGACCCCGGTACGGGCGGAGGTAGCGCCGCAGCCGCCAGAGGTTGCGCGGCAACGGGTTGCCGGGCAGCCGGAAGCCCGGCCGGCCCCGGACCGTGGGCTCGTCGTCACGATCCGGCGCCATGCCCTGACGTTAACGGTAAATCCAGCCTCCGGTTGAGTCGTGTTGTTGTCACCTGGTGTCGTTCGGCAGCGCCTCGCCGGGGCGGCGGCACCGGATCGACGCTGATCCACCACTCAGCGCCGGTCGGCGTACCGCTACCGGGACCGGTCGGTGTATCGGGTCGCGCGACGGTCACCCGTTGACCGGGCTCCCCTCGTGCGCGAGCAGCCAGCGCTTCACCGGCAGCCCCCAGCGGAAGCCGCCGAGCCCGCCGTCGGTACGCAACACCCGGTGACACGGTACGAAGAGCGCGGCGGCGTTGCGGGCACAGGCCATCGCGGCCGCCCGGACCGCCCGGGGCCGGCCGGAGAGCTCGGCGAACTCGGTGTAGGTGACCGGCTCGCCCGGCTTGACCTGCCGCAGCGTCTCCCAGGCGTGGGCCAGGAATGCGCCGTCCGTGTGCTGCGCGACCGGCACCGCGTCGATCGCGGTCAGGTCCCCGTCCAGATAGGAGCGTACGGCCGAGGTGACCGGGCCGAGTTCGGGCCGCTCCCGCACATCGCGGCGCAACCGTGGGTGCACCAGCCCGAGCAGGGTGCCGGAGTCCGTGCCGAAGCCGGCGGCGTGCACCGTTCCCTCCCGGTCGGCCAGCACCGTCAGGGCACCGGCCGGCGTCTCGATCCGGCTGCTGTACATCTCGTTCATTCCGCTCTCCATAGTCTGATCACCGCGTACGAGCGCCAGGGCCGCCAGCGGCCGGCGTACGCGTCGAGGCTCTTCGGGTCGTCGGGGAGGCCGAGCGCCGCGGCGCCCCGGCGTACCCCGAGGTCGGTGGGGAGGAAGACGTCGGGGTCGCCGATCGCCCGCATCGCGACGTAGCCGGCGGTCCACGGGCCGATGCCGGGCAGCGCGGTCAGCCGGTCGACCAGCTCGGCCCGGTCCGCGCCGGGGTCCAGGTCCAGGTCGCCGGCGGCGACCGCCTCGGCCAGGGCCCGGATCGTCGCCCGCCGGGCGGCCGGCATGCCGAACGCCGAGTCGGGCAGCGCCAGCACCTCCTCGGCGGACGGAAACGCGCGCAGCCCGCCGCTCCCGCCCGGGCCGGGCGGGCTGCCCACCGCCCCCGCCGCCGGCTCGACCTCCGGCCCGGCCTGGTCGGTGCCGGGCAGGGTGTCCCGGGGCGGGGTGGTCGGCGTGCCGGCGGTGGTCGCGGCGGC from Plantactinospora sp. BC1 carries:
- a CDS encoding methylated-DNA--[protein]-cysteine S-methyltransferase, with the protein product MNEMYSSRIETPAGALTVLADREGTVHAAGFGTDSGTLLGLVHPRLRRDVRERPELGPVTSAVRSYLDGDLTAIDAVPVAQHTDGAFLAHAWETLRQVKPGEPVTYTEFAELSGRPRAVRAAAMACARNAAALFVPCHRVLRTDGGLGGFRWGLPVKRWLLAHEGSPVNG